A genomic region of Mycobacteriales bacterium contains the following coding sequences:
- a CDS encoding GtrA family protein yields the protein MLTALYRRFRVLIHEVAKFGVVGAFNAVLDIALFNWLLHHGVGPLTSKALSVTVAATSSYFMNRHWSFAHRARSGIRREYVLFIVLSAVGLAITEVCLAVSHYGLGLTSTLADNVAGNGVGLVLGTLWRFWSFKRWVFLPPADGEPSAAEAAISTVA from the coding sequence GTGCTCACCGCTCTCTACCGCCGCTTCCGCGTGCTCATCCACGAGGTCGCCAAGTTCGGTGTCGTCGGCGCGTTCAACGCCGTCCTCGACATCGCGCTGTTCAACTGGCTGCTCCACCACGGCGTCGGCCCGCTGACGAGCAAGGCGCTGTCGGTCACCGTCGCCGCGACCAGCTCGTACTTCATGAACCGGCACTGGTCGTTCGCGCACCGCGCCCGGTCGGGGATCCGCCGCGAGTACGTGCTGTTCATCGTGCTGTCGGCCGTCGGGCTGGCCATCACCGAGGTCTGCCTGGCCGTCTCGCACTACGGCCTGGGCCTCACCAGCACCCTCGCCGACAACGTCGCCGGCAACGGCGTGGGCCTGGTGCTGGGCACGCTGTGGCGGTTCTGGTCGTTCAAGAGGTGGGTGTTCCTGCCCCCGGCGGACGGCGAGCCGAGCGCCGCGGAGGCGGCGATCTCCACCGTGGCGTGA